In Paenibacillus kyungheensis, the following are encoded in one genomic region:
- a CDS encoding BMP family lipoprotein, with amino-acid sequence MKKRLMFVITMVMVFALLAACSSGRSNSEQSASNGSSAEGTGKKLKMALVLPEEIGVNQFFVQMDEGFQKAGKEFGVETKTIQSSDPTAFEQNMRATVAEDYDLIITATFQAEDVLKQVAEENPDKSFAIIDTTVDLPNVRSVGFREYEASYLLGAAAGLATKTNVVGMVAAQDVPLLKKYSEGFKEGLASVNPKAKFLIGYVGSFNDPAKAKELALVQYGQGADFVAGASATSDLGVFEAAKEKNLYTSGQDTDRTVEDPDHVVLSQLKGTDAVAYETVKDFVDGNFKFGTTAYGLKEKGVGLTFVTTDSTSKLSPFIGEEVVNKVKKISDDIIAGKIVVKNPLEQK; translated from the coding sequence ATGAAGAAGCGTTTAATGTTCGTAATTACTATGGTTATGGTGTTCGCATTATTAGCAGCATGTAGTTCTGGTAGGTCTAATTCCGAACAATCAGCATCCAATGGTAGCAGTGCTGAAGGCACAGGTAAAAAGTTAAAAATGGCTCTTGTTCTTCCAGAAGAAATAGGGGTTAATCAGTTCTTCGTACAAATGGATGAAGGTTTCCAAAAAGCAGGTAAAGAGTTTGGTGTAGAGACAAAAACAATCCAATCTTCTGACCCGACAGCATTTGAACAAAATATGCGTGCAACAGTAGCCGAAGATTATGATCTGATTATTACAGCAACGTTCCAAGCTGAAGATGTGTTGAAGCAAGTTGCAGAAGAAAATCCAGACAAATCATTTGCTATTATTGATACAACGGTTGATCTTCCTAACGTACGTAGCGTAGGATTCCGTGAATATGAAGCTTCTTATTTATTAGGAGCAGCAGCAGGACTAGCGACCAAAACCAATGTTGTTGGTATGGTAGCGGCACAAGATGTACCTTTGCTTAAAAAATACAGTGAAGGCTTCAAAGAAGGATTAGCATCTGTGAACCCTAAAGCGAAATTTTTAATTGGTTATGTAGGTAGCTTTAACGATCCAGCTAAAGCGAAAGAATTAGCATTGGTACAATACGGTCAAGGTGCTGACTTTGTCGCAGGAGCATCAGCAACAAGTGATCTAGGTGTATTTGAAGCAGCGAAAGAGAAAAACTTGTACACATCTGGTCAAGATACAGATCGCACTGTAGAAGATCCAGATCATGTTGTATTGTCTCAATTAAAAGGTACAGATGCAGTTGCTTATGAGACTGTAAAAGACTTTGTAGATGGTAACTTCAAATTCGGTACTACAGCATATGGATTGAAAGAAAAAGGTGTAGGTCTTACTTTTGTAACCACAGACAGCACATCGAAGCTTAGTCCATTTATCGGAGAAGAAGTTGTGAATAAAGTGAAAAAAATCAGCGATGATATTATCGCTGGCAAAATCGTTGTCAAAAACCCGTTAGAACAAAAATAA
- a CDS encoding ABC transporter ATP-binding protein, with amino-acid sequence MTLLLEMKNITKKYGDFTANHNINFDVRKGEIHALVGENGAGKTTLMRMLYGMEEPTSGSITINGKEVHFHDPSEAIRQGIGMVHQHFMLFPSFTLAENIVIGGEPKRSGLFDRKAAADKVNELGQMYGMPVDPWRKAGDCPLGIQQRTEILKVLYQGADVIILDEPTGVLTPSEVKELLQSIKRLAAQGKSFILITHKLHEVMEAADRITVLRDGVVTGHMESNTTDEEQISRLMVGRDLIPMSRVANEPGASVMHVQNVTLAGAKGAKPLLDNITLTVRQGEIVGIAGISGNGQSELLQVISGLVQPDSGIVELNGKDVTGESVRAIREQGMAHIPEDRYMWGASREATVLDNGLMGHQHQYKKGGLIQRHKLRKVVDGWVQRFSIKTGSLDTQAQFLSGGNLQKLIAAREFAQNKPFLIAAEPTRGVDVGAMETIHGELLAKCKAGDGILLVSSELTEILTLSDRILVMYEGAIAGELSAAEATEEQISLLMAGGKRKL; translated from the coding sequence ATGACGTTGTTATTAGAAATGAAAAATATAACCAAAAAGTATGGAGATTTTACGGCGAATCATAATATCAATTTTGATGTGCGTAAAGGTGAAATTCATGCTTTAGTCGGTGAAAATGGTGCAGGTAAAACGACCTTAATGCGCATGTTATATGGCATGGAAGAACCGACTTCCGGTAGCATTACGATCAATGGAAAAGAAGTTCATTTTCACGATCCATCCGAAGCGATTCGTCAAGGCATTGGCATGGTGCATCAACATTTTATGTTATTTCCAAGCTTTACACTGGCTGAAAATATCGTAATCGGTGGAGAGCCAAAGCGAAGTGGATTATTTGATCGCAAAGCGGCGGCAGATAAAGTGAACGAACTGGGGCAAATGTATGGAATGCCTGTCGATCCGTGGCGCAAAGCAGGCGATTGTCCGCTAGGTATTCAGCAGCGAACCGAGATTTTGAAAGTGTTGTATCAAGGAGCTGATGTGATTATTCTGGATGAGCCTACAGGTGTGCTAACGCCTAGTGAAGTCAAAGAATTGTTACAGTCGATCAAACGTCTAGCGGCGCAGGGCAAAAGCTTTATTTTAATTACACATAAGCTACATGAAGTGATGGAAGCGGCAGATCGAATTACGGTATTGCGAGATGGTGTAGTCACCGGACATATGGAATCCAATACAACTGATGAAGAGCAAATTTCTCGTCTGATGGTAGGACGTGATCTGATTCCGATGAGTCGTGTTGCTAATGAACCGGGAGCCTCTGTTATGCATGTGCAAAATGTAACACTTGCAGGAGCTAAAGGCGCCAAGCCGTTATTGGACAATATTACATTAACGGTACGTCAGGGTGAGATTGTCGGGATTGCAGGCATTTCAGGCAATGGCCAATCTGAATTACTACAGGTGATATCAGGGCTTGTACAACCAGACAGTGGCATTGTCGAACTGAACGGCAAAGATGTAACTGGAGAGTCTGTACGTGCAATTCGTGAACAAGGAATGGCACATATTCCAGAAGATCGCTATATGTGGGGAGCTTCGCGTGAAGCCACTGTGCTAGATAATGGACTGATGGGGCATCAACACCAATACAAAAAAGGTGGTCTGATCCAGCGTCACAAACTTCGTAAAGTTGTAGATGGATGGGTACAGCGCTTTTCAATCAAAACAGGATCACTGGATACGCAAGCACAATTCCTATCCGGTGGTAATTTACAGAAATTAATTGCAGCTCGTGAATTTGCTCAAAATAAACCATTTCTGATTGCAGCCGAGCCTACACGGGGTGTCGATGTAGGGGCTATGGAGACGATTCATGGTGAACTGCTAGCTAAATGTAAAGCAGGAGATGGCATTTTGCTAGTCTCTTCCGAGTTAACAGAAATTCTTACATTATCCGATCGGATTCTGGTCATGTATGAAGGTGCCATTGCAGGAGAATTATCTGCGGCAGAAGCGACCGAAGAACAGATTAGTCTATTGATGGCAGGAGGGAAGCGCAAACTATGA
- a CDS encoding ABC transporter permease: protein MTRLKRNLLALLQPIIAVIIGLLAGAIAIILLGDSVIDTYREMWNGAFGSFYFLTNTLTRATPIILTGLGVALAFRAGFFNMGSTGQMVLGGLAAAITALYLPGPGWMVLIVSLVVGMAIGGLWSLFAGYMDAKFGINLLISTLLLNYIASLFAGYMVAFPLKDQSGSAAMAQTPMIDKSIWLPKLFSGMSLHAGFILAIVAAIALYIFIQKSVSGYEIRMLGNNPFFAAYGGVKRGRMMVVAMLTSGALAGLAGAGEVLGTQHRYLDGALASADYGWSGIMATLLASSNPLGTAVAGILLAALQTGAMGVERNTNVPLEVASVIQAVLTLFVSARFGYAFLKRRKEKK from the coding sequence ATGACCAGACTGAAACGAAATCTTTTGGCGCTTCTACAACCGATTATAGCGGTAATCATTGGATTGCTAGCAGGCGCAATTGCAATTATATTGTTAGGCGATTCTGTTATTGATACGTACCGCGAAATGTGGAATGGTGCTTTCGGAAGCTTTTACTTTTTAACCAATACATTAACACGGGCTACGCCGATTATTTTGACAGGACTAGGTGTCGCTCTGGCTTTCCGCGCGGGATTCTTTAATATGGGTTCAACCGGGCAGATGGTATTAGGAGGACTTGCGGCGGCAATTACCGCTCTATATTTACCGGGACCGGGTTGGATGGTATTGATCGTGTCTCTAGTCGTAGGAATGGCGATTGGTGGTCTATGGTCGTTATTCGCAGGGTATATGGATGCCAAGTTCGGTATTAACCTTTTAATATCGACATTATTACTGAACTATATCGCTTCGTTATTTGCAGGCTATATGGTTGCTTTTCCGTTAAAAGATCAAAGTGGTTCAGCCGCTATGGCACAGACACCTATGATTGATAAAAGTATCTGGTTACCCAAACTATTTTCCGGTATGAGTCTACATGCTGGTTTTATTTTAGCGATTGTTGCGGCAATTGCTTTGTACATTTTTATTCAAAAAAGTGTATCTGGTTATGAGATTCGGATGCTGGGGAACAATCCTTTTTTCGCGGCTTATGGTGGTGTGAAAAGAGGTCGGATGATGGTGGTAGCGATGTTAACAAGCGGTGCACTCGCCGGGCTTGCAGGTGCTGGCGAAGTATTGGGTACACAGCATCGTTATTTGGACGGTGCACTTGCTTCCGCAGATTATGGATGGAGCGGTATTATGGCGACATTGCTAGCCTCGTCTAATCCGTTAGGAACAGCTGTAGCAGGAATATTACTAGCCGCCTTACAAACAGGTGCGATGGGTGTAGAACGTAACACGAATGTACCGCTAGAGGTGGCTAGTGTGATTCAAGCGGTGTTGACACTATTTGTATCGGCACGATTTGGCTATGCGTTCCTCAAACGCAGAAAGGAGAAGAAATAA
- a CDS encoding ABC transporter permease — MDQLFDVSLFNSMLRIVTPILLAALGGAICARVGLFNVGLEGLVLIGAFSAILGNHLLGNVWLAIIFAILCVMLFSLIFAYISINLRANVIVVGISMNFLAAGLTTFCLRAIFDVKGAYYDKNMMGLPKWDIPVIKDIPVLGGIVSGHSPLVYLAFFAAILMQIYLFKTVSGFRLRAAGENPIAAQSLGIPVRRIQYGAVLMSGVLCGLAGAQLSLGQVTMFTEGMTAGRGFIALVATMLGQSNPIGVVASSLLFGFMDAFSIRLQGFALPAQFTQMLPYIVTLVAMFFFKDRSYLKDAQRANGSSR; from the coding sequence ATGGATCAGTTATTCGATGTGTCTTTATTTAATTCCATGTTGCGTATTGTGACGCCTATTCTTCTCGCCGCTCTAGGTGGAGCGATCTGTGCCCGGGTTGGACTGTTTAACGTAGGGTTAGAAGGTCTGGTATTGATTGGAGCCTTTTCTGCTATTTTAGGAAATCACTTGCTTGGCAATGTATGGTTGGCGATTATTTTTGCTATTTTATGTGTGATGTTATTCTCGCTGATCTTTGCATATATTAGTATTAATTTGAGGGCAAATGTGATTGTTGTCGGGATCTCGATGAACTTTTTAGCGGCAGGATTAACGACCTTTTGTCTGCGAGCGATCTTCGATGTAAAAGGCGCTTATTATGATAAAAATATGATGGGCTTACCCAAATGGGATATTCCTGTTATCAAAGATATTCCGGTATTAGGCGGAATCGTATCCGGTCATTCACCACTTGTTTATTTAGCTTTTTTTGCAGCGATTCTGATGCAAATCTATCTATTCAAAACAGTCAGTGGATTCCGCTTACGTGCCGCAGGTGAAAATCCTATAGCTGCTCAAAGTCTGGGTATTCCTGTGCGTCGTATTCAATATGGAGCAGTATTGATGTCAGGAGTATTATGTGGTCTGGCAGGAGCACAATTATCGCTAGGACAGGTCACGATGTTCACCGAAGGAATGACCGCAGGTCGTGGATTTATCGCTTTAGTTGCTACGATGTTAGGGCAATCCAATCCGATTGGTGTGGTCGCTTCTAGCTTGCTATTTGGCTTTATGGATGCCTTTAGTATTCGTCTGCAAGGCTTTGCGTTACCTGCTCAATTTACACAGATGTTACCGTATATTGTGACACTGGTGGCGATGTTCTTTTTCAAAGATCGCAGTTATCTTAAAGATGCTCAACGTGCTAACGGAAGCTCGCGTTAA
- a CDS encoding sulfite oxidase-like oxidoreductase, with amino-acid sequence MKNKAERIKNAKVPLSKNLGVDQADRLPPGQFLTETFPILHEGDVPDVDTDTWQLKIFGEVEQEQTFSYTDLLNLPKVQMTSDIHCVTRWSKFDTLWEGVRFRDLLDVLQVKPEAQYVMVHGGNDYETNVPLADLLSDNVLLAYHYDHKPLTPKHGYPVRLVVPHLYFWKSAKWITGLEFMKEDRPGFWEQNGFHNEADPFAEQRFSGEALPIPEDEWTKKEFD; translated from the coding sequence GTGAAAAATAAAGCGGAACGCATCAAAAATGCCAAAGTACCATTATCTAAAAATCTAGGAGTCGATCAGGCAGATCGTTTACCACCAGGACAATTTTTAACCGAAACGTTTCCGATATTGCATGAAGGCGATGTACCTGATGTAGACACAGATACATGGCAGTTGAAGATTTTCGGTGAGGTTGAGCAAGAACAGACATTTTCATATACAGATTTGCTGAATTTGCCTAAAGTACAGATGACTAGCGATATCCATTGTGTGACGCGCTGGTCAAAATTTGATACGCTGTGGGAAGGTGTACGCTTTCGTGATCTGCTAGACGTATTGCAGGTGAAGCCAGAAGCACAATATGTGATGGTACATGGTGGTAATGATTACGAGACCAATGTTCCACTGGCGGACCTATTGTCTGACAATGTATTGCTAGCGTATCATTATGATCATAAGCCACTGACACCCAAGCATGGATATCCTGTGCGTCTGGTGGTACCACATCTGTACTTTTGGAAAAGTGCGAAGTGGATTACAGGGCTTGAATTTATGAAAGAAGACCGCCCCGGATTCTGGGAACAAAATGGTTTTCATAATGAAGCCGATCCCTTTGCAGAACAACGTTTCTCTGGTGAAGCTTTGCCGATACCGGAAGATGAATGGACAAAAAAGGAGTTTGATTAA
- a CDS encoding nucleoside phosphorylase gives MLMPILQINSEDVPEYAIVCGDPKRAAHIASLLDNTRELAFSREYRSFVGTRDGIELAVVSHGVGSPGAAVCFEELIRAGVKTIIRVGTAGSYSADHPAGSLIVSTAAVRTDGLTRQLVPEAFPAVADSEVTEALYQAARQSEGIVQKGITVTLDVFFNGVEEFPHKKYKQAGALAVEMEISALYIIASLRGIRAGAIVALDGYADADLAEEYDPNTDTVANAVKREIEAAIQATVQLAKRG, from the coding sequence ATGTTAATGCCTATTTTGCAAATCAATAGTGAAGATGTACCTGAATACGCGATTGTCTGCGGTGATCCTAAGCGTGCGGCTCATATCGCTTCATTGTTAGACAATACAAGGGAATTAGCATTTAGCCGTGAATATCGTAGCTTTGTCGGTACACGAGATGGCATTGAATTGGCTGTTGTTAGTCATGGCGTAGGTTCTCCTGGAGCAGCCGTTTGTTTTGAGGAATTGATTCGTGCAGGGGTCAAAACGATTATTCGTGTTGGTACAGCAGGTTCGTATTCTGCCGATCATCCAGCAGGTAGCTTAATCGTCAGTACAGCAGCCGTACGTACTGATGGATTAACTCGCCAACTGGTTCCCGAAGCATTCCCTGCGGTTGCCGATAGTGAAGTAACCGAAGCATTATATCAAGCAGCACGCCAAAGTGAAGGTATTGTGCAAAAAGGAATCACTGTTACATTGGATGTCTTTTTCAACGGGGTAGAAGAATTCCCGCACAAAAAGTATAAACAAGCCGGTGCTTTAGCTGTAGAAATGGAAATCTCTGCATTGTATATTATCGCTTCGCTTCGCGGTATTCGTGCAGGAGCAATTGTAGCTTTGGATGGTTATGCTGATGCTGATCTAGCAGAAGAATACGATCCTAATACAGATACTGTAGCGAACGCAGTCAAACGTGAGATCGAAGCGGCAATTCAAGCAACAGTACAACTTGCAAAACGTGGATAA
- a CDS encoding DUF3037 domain-containing protein produces MSHLFKYSVIRYVPDEIREEFINIGIVFHSPELKHTEFKLTKNFKRVHAFDDEVDIKFLKIVLDGIKESFTKSTISGPSENELADINFLEKKTFYYANQIQFSPTNSFFTLNIEEDLNDLFKTYVYFDNKKKSRITDDEVKSLMNRILVNNNVLNELQRNIKIDIGPQEIELDYLYHSNNRTKIIKTFSFDYTEKGSTNAPSIAKEWIYNFEKIKKINNYELFGGHQEDCDLITFIYTGKSSNKNVKTAINILKEITNTVEGKERDEIIRFADNMTQEIQETR; encoded by the coding sequence ATGTCTCACCTATTTAAATATTCTGTCATAAGATATGTTCCTGATGAAATAAGAGAAGAATTTATAAATATTGGAATAGTTTTTCATTCTCCAGAACTTAAACATACTGAATTTAAATTAACTAAAAACTTTAAAAGGGTTCATGCTTTTGATGATGAAGTAGATATTAAATTTTTAAAAATTGTTTTAGATGGGATAAAAGAAAGTTTTACAAAAAGTACAATCTCAGGACCTTCTGAAAATGAACTAGCTGATATAAATTTTCTAGAGAAAAAAACCTTTTATTATGCTAATCAAATACAATTTTCTCCTACAAATTCTTTTTTCACTCTTAATATTGAAGAAGATTTAAATGATTTGTTTAAAACATATGTTTATTTTGACAATAAAAAGAAGTCAAGAATAACTGATGATGAAGTTAAAAGCTTAATGAATAGAATTCTAGTAAATAATAATGTACTTAATGAATTACAAAGAAATATTAAAATTGATATTGGTCCACAAGAAATAGAATTAGATTATTTATATCATTCTAATAATAGAACAAAAATCATCAAAACTTTTTCTTTTGATTATACAGAAAAAGGAAGTACTAATGCTCCAAGTATTGCTAAAGAATGGATATATAATTTTGAGAAAATAAAAAAAATCAATAACTATGAATTATTTGGAGGACATCAGGAAGATTGTGATCTTATCACTTTTATTTATACTGGGAAATCTTCAAATAAAAATGTAAAAACTGCAATTAATATCTTAAAAGAAATAACTAATACAGTTGAAGGAAAAGAAAGGGACGAAATAATTCGATTTGCTGATAATATGACTCAAGAGATACAAGAAACCAGATAA
- a CDS encoding HipA family kinase, translated as MDTLKANRIMNPIKNGSTLPYYINCEDGQTYAVKFKENPQGIKAIVNEYICSELALLLQLPIPKPVLIHLTEEFCSMYGQKLKEHIGSDILPGVHFGCLKLKKAYPIELGSMLNEAINIEIIAELLIFDLFICNSDRDNNGGNLLFDPQQKKIIILDHTHAFDLGTIWEASQLNQRIGEPFTLLNLNGHVYRKLVPYVKGYNPFNSILEKLKTMTTDQIWNIINSVPNEWLLSPDDKLSLNNYLCDRKERIEETLPLLKNNLPSWKGGL; from the coding sequence ATGGATACATTAAAAGCCAATAGAATTATGAATCCTATAAAAAATGGTTCTACATTGCCATATTATATTAACTGTGAAGATGGTCAAACCTATGCTGTTAAATTTAAAGAAAATCCTCAAGGTATTAAAGCTATTGTTAACGAATACATTTGTTCAGAGTTAGCTCTTTTGCTACAATTGCCAATACCAAAGCCTGTATTAATACATCTAACAGAAGAATTTTGTTCTATGTATGGTCAGAAATTGAAAGAACACATTGGTAGCGATATACTGCCAGGAGTCCATTTTGGATGCTTAAAGTTAAAAAAAGCTTACCCAATAGAACTTGGTTCTATGTTGAATGAGGCGATTAACATCGAAATTATTGCTGAATTACTTATCTTTGATTTATTTATATGCAATAGCGATAGAGATAATAACGGTGGAAACCTTTTGTTTGATCCTCAACAAAAGAAAATAATCATATTAGATCATACTCATGCTTTTGATCTTGGAACTATTTGGGAAGCAAGTCAGCTAAATCAAAGAATTGGTGAACCTTTTACATTATTGAATCTCAATGGACATGTTTACCGTAAACTTGTCCCATATGTCAAAGGTTATAATCCATTTAATTCTATTTTAGAGAAATTAAAAACAATGACAACTGATCAAATTTGGAATATCATTAATAGTGTTCCTAACGAATGGTTGCTCAGTCCTGATGACAAATTATCATTAAATAATTATCTTTGTGATCGAAAAGAACGTATTGAGGAAACTTTACCTTTATTAAAAAACAATCTGCCTAGTTGGAAAGGAGGACTCTGA
- a CDS encoding substrate-binding domain-containing protein: MRKMLLIYMILIGALIIYIMQYRLDEKSAAWTEQGLKGNIDENYVMVTFQSGMEYWKSGLKGFEDAAEALNVSVEYRGATQYDAREQALVLDQIIAKKPAGIAISAIDSPALVKSVNKAVDAGIPVVMFDAEASGSKAYSFLATDNTNAGTTAADQMATLTKHQGKIAIITLTNQQNHKERTQGFEQEIKNRYPQMNIVAVENHEGDAVKAEQITTRLLRQYPDLKGIFITEATGSYGVGRAVEQSGRTGASKPVIISFDTNKETLDMIKSGTINATIAQGTWNMGYWSLQYLFHLHHGLTVPARSLSGIVSPVPVRVDTGISVVTQENVADYYAK; encoded by the coding sequence ATGCGTAAAATGTTGTTGATCTATATGATTTTGATCGGCGCTTTGATTATTTATATTATGCAATATCGATTAGATGAGAAATCTGCGGCTTGGACAGAGCAGGGGTTAAAGGGGAATATTGACGAGAATTATGTAATGGTCACTTTCCAGTCCGGAATGGAATATTGGAAAAGCGGGCTGAAAGGATTCGAAGATGCTGCTGAAGCGCTCAATGTATCGGTTGAATATCGCGGGGCAACGCAATATGATGCGCGTGAGCAAGCGCTTGTGCTAGATCAGATTATTGCTAAAAAGCCCGCTGGTATCGCGATATCTGCGATTGATTCACCAGCATTGGTCAAATCGGTGAATAAAGCAGTAGATGCAGGGATTCCTGTCGTAATGTTCGATGCCGAAGCATCTGGTAGCAAAGCGTATTCTTTTTTAGCAACAGATAATACCAATGCAGGTACAACCGCGGCAGACCAGATGGCTACATTAACCAAGCATCAGGGAAAGATAGCGATTATTACGTTAACCAATCAGCAAAATCATAAAGAACGCACTCAAGGATTTGAACAAGAAATTAAAAATCGTTATCCACAAATGAATATTGTGGCAGTCGAAAATCATGAAGGCGATGCAGTCAAAGCCGAGCAGATCACTACTCGATTATTGCGTCAATATCCTGATCTCAAAGGTATTTTTATTACCGAAGCTACAGGAAGTTATGGAGTAGGGCGAGCAGTAGAACAATCCGGACGTACAGGGGCAAGTAAGCCTGTCATTATTAGCTTTGATACTAATAAAGAAACATTGGATATGATCAAGTCCGGTACGATCAACGCAACGATTGCGCAAGGAACATGGAATATGGGTTATTGGTCGCTCCAATATCTGTTTCATTTGCATCATGGATTAACAGTTCCTGCACGTTCGCTTAGTGGCATTGTATCGCCTGTACCTGTTCGTGTAGATACAGGAATCTCTGTGGTAACTCAAGAAAATGTGGCTGATTATTATGCGAAATAA
- a CDS encoding cache domain-containing sensor histidine kinase, translating to MRNKWIRRSLQKDWRYWHPENLPLRHQLIVLFLMVGILPAILLGIMVNWTSNQIIERQVTANTMQLISKVNQTLDTYMENMQSITYLISFDRNVDQFLAGQSLNKNDASDTSTYQIRQFLQGFTTVYSEIAGILIVNTKGDYISNELYARYNQSLTKEYWYQQAIKQKGIFTIIGHPSGRNITSHANYGEDEVVTVVRSINDPTTGEVKGVILIDLKLRVIAQAAKDVTLGKTGYLMVTDPTGHVIYAPSDTFMQSIPAKLTASLRQSENVFTEEIQGQQLQFIYRTSSYTGWKTVGVFQFSESVAEARTIRFYIVIFLFCVCFTGLTASYGLANSISRPIYRLSSLMQKAESGDMTSRYISNRRDEVGMLGRSFNRMMNEIRNLISLNQQKEQQKREAELRSLQAHIRPHFLYNTLDTIHWMAQKKGADDVSSMVDALSKLFRIGLSRGSDMITLAEEEQHIVSYLQIQKTRYRDRLQYDIQIDEAIRNVYVMKLLLQPIVENAIYHGIKARRGPGNIYIAAQQQDDKLVYTISDDGAGFSEERLIQIQYQLAEPLDWIGQQGPEPTGSYGLLNIQARIHLAYGTSYGVSIHPRPEGGTTIQVTQPLLWNMPSAWHHKRDPNE from the coding sequence ATGCGAAATAAATGGATACGCCGCTCTTTACAAAAAGATTGGCGTTACTGGCATCCTGAAAATTTACCTTTGCGCCATCAATTGATTGTGTTGTTTTTGATGGTAGGTATTTTGCCTGCAATTTTACTGGGAATTATGGTGAATTGGACATCCAATCAGATTATTGAGCGTCAGGTGACAGCGAATACGATGCAATTAATTAGCAAGGTCAACCAAACGCTAGATACGTATATGGAAAATATGCAAAGTATCACGTATTTAATCAGTTTTGATCGGAATGTTGACCAATTTCTAGCCGGTCAATCGTTAAACAAAAATGATGCTTCCGATACATCAACGTATCAGATTCGGCAGTTTTTGCAAGGATTTACAACCGTTTATTCCGAGATTGCCGGAATCTTAATCGTTAATACCAAAGGCGATTATATCAGTAATGAACTGTATGCAAGGTACAATCAAAGTCTGACTAAAGAATATTGGTATCAACAGGCGATCAAGCAAAAAGGAATCTTTACGATTATCGGTCATCCATCCGGTCGCAATATTACAAGTCATGCGAATTATGGAGAAGATGAGGTTGTAACGGTCGTGCGTTCGATCAATGATCCGACCACAGGTGAAGTCAAAGGTGTGATTTTGATCGATCTCAAGTTACGTGTTATTGCTCAAGCAGCCAAAGATGTGACACTGGGCAAAACAGGGTATCTGATGGTAACAGATCCTACGGGGCATGTTATTTACGCACCGTCCGATACCTTTATGCAAAGTATTCCTGCCAAATTAACCGCTTCGCTTCGGCAATCGGAGAATGTATTTACCGAAGAGATTCAAGGGCAACAATTACAATTTATTTATCGGACATCGTCATATACAGGCTGGAAAACAGTCGGCGTTTTCCAATTTAGTGAATCAGTAGCTGAAGCGCGCACGATTCGCTTTTATATCGTTATTTTTCTATTCTGTGTCTGTTTTACAGGGCTTACCGCTTCATATGGATTAGCCAATTCGATCTCTAGACCGATCTACCGACTATCTTCGTTGATGCAAAAAGCAGAATCAGGCGATATGACTTCTCGTTATATTAGCAATAGACGGGATGAAGTAGGGATGTTGGGACGTAGCTTTAATCGAATGATGAATGAGATTCGTAATCTAATCTCACTAAATCAGCAAAAAGAACAGCAAAAGCGAGAAGCTGAATTACGCAGTCTACAAGCCCATATTCGTCCCCATTTTCTATACAATACGCTGGATACAATTCATTGGATGGCGCAGAAAAAAGGGGCAGACGATGTGTCCAGTATGGTGGATGCATTATCCAAACTGTTCCGTATTGGGCTAAGCCGTGGCAGTGATATGATCACACTGGCTGAAGAAGAACAGCATATTGTCAGTTATTTGCAAATTCAGAAAACACGTTATCGCGATCGGCTACAATACGATATTCAGATCGATGAGGCAATCCGCAATGTATATGTGATGAAATTACTACTACAACCGATTGTAGAAAATGCCATCTATCATGGAATCAAAGCAAGGCGGGGCCCCGGCAATATCTATATTGCAGCACAACAACAAGACGACAAATTAGTGTATACCATTAGCGATGATGGTGCAGGATTTAGTGAAGAGCGATTGATTCAAATCCAATACCAACTCGCCGAACCGCTCGATTGGATCGGACAACAAGGTCCTGAACCAACAGGAAGCTATGGTCTGCTAAATATTCAAGCCCGTATCCACCTAGCCTACGGCACAAGCTACGGTGTAAGTATTCACCCACGCCCAGAAGGCGGAACAACCATCCAGGTCACCCAACCATTGTTATGGAATATGCCTAGCGCTTGGCACCATAAGCGCGACCCAAACGAATGA